From a single Brassica rapa cultivar Chiifu-401-42 chromosome A01, CAAS_Brap_v3.01, whole genome shotgun sequence genomic region:
- the LOC103869833 gene encoding DEAD-box ATP-dependent RNA helicase 28 isoform X1 yields MSGAFFYDADSDDELEFLNHELNSSGEDKAEERKGQAEAEEDEDEKPRGGKRSTNAHSPWDFTSYSSSVGEEHARRHTTSIDEKISKAIKHRPLPISTEEEDEEDVSDAQHGKQEEEEYLSEDEDTAELKAEAKPFFSTVDGVSFHADSFIKLNLPRPLIQACKTLGYEKPTPIQAACIPLAMLGRDLCASAITGSGKTATFALPTLERLMYRPKRVSATRALILTPTRELAVQIHSMIQKLAQYTDIKCGLIVGGLSVREQEVVLRSMPDIVVATPGRMIDHLRNSMSVDLDDLSVLILDEADRLLQTGFATEIQELVRLSPKRRQTMLFSATMTDEVKELAKLSLNKPLRLSADPSARRPPGLTEEVVRIRRTREANQEAVLLSLCTRTFKSKVIIFSGTKQAAHRLKILFGLAGLKAAELHGNLTQAQRLDSLEHFRKQEVDFLIATDVAARGLDIIGVQTVINYACPREIDSYVHRVGRTARAGRKGYAVTFVTDNDRSLLKVIAKKVGSKLKSRIIPEQSIVKWSQIIDEMEDQYSAVIREEREERALRKAEMEFAKAENMIEHRDEIYARPKRTWFMTEKEKKLVAKAEKDSARNPSGKELISADIAEDLKMKEKRKLEREKNLPRKKRRKLEAAREMLEDNEGEEDGEDQKRGRTRGMEKKKKQEPDKKGLTLVDLGYRRAKAVKAKQRAIDSGKMDRPTPNKKQNLNRSEPKTQLRNEEMKDMFKSDMSDKKQGTAKPKGKSKNSFKSKGRLVKRYF; encoded by the exons AACGCACATTCTCCGTGGGACTTCACATCTTATTCAAGCTCCGTCGGGGAAGAACACGCCCGCCGTCACACAACCTCTATCGATGAGAAGATCTCCAAAGCTATCAAGCATCGTCCGCTTCCCATCTccacagaggaagaagatgaagaagatgtcTCCGATGCCCAACACGGCAAACAA gaggaggaggagtatCTCTCGGAAGACGAAGACACAGCTGAGCTCAAAGCAGAAGCCAAGCCGTTTTTCTCAACTGTGGATGGAGTTTCGTTTCATGCTGATTCGTTCATAAAGCTCAATCTCCCTCGTCCGTTGATTCAAGCTTGTAAAACTCTTGGATACGAGAAACCTACACCTATTCAG GCAGCGTGTATCCCTTTAGCAATGCTGGGGCGTGATCTTTGTGCCAGTGCCATCACTGGATCAGGGAAG ACTGCTACATTCGCTTTACCTACTCTTGAGAGGTTGATGTACCGTCCCAAGCGGGTATCTGCTACTAGAGCTCTTATTCTCACTCCAACCAGGGAGTTGGCTGTCCA GATTCACAGTATGATTCAGAAGCTTGCACAGTATACTGATATCAAATGTGGATTGATTGTAGGAGGGCTTTCTGTGAGG GAGCAAGAGGTTGTTCTGAGGTCAATGCCAGATattgttgtggcgactcctggACGTATGATAGATCATTTGCGCAATTCTATGTCTGTGGATTTGGATGATCTTTCGGTTTTAATTCTCGATGAAGCAGATCGCCTCCTACAGACTGGGTTTGCCACTGAAATACAAGAGCTG GTTCGCTTATCTCCCAAGAGGAGGCAAACAATGCTCTTCTCAGCGACAATGACTGACGAGGTTAAAGAGCTGGCCAAACTCTCATTGAACAAACCGTTGCGTCTCTCAGCGGATCCATCAGCTAGAAGGCCTCCAGGCCTGACTGAGGA GGTGGTGAGAATACGCAGGACGCGTGAGGCAAATCAGGAAGCCGTTCTTCTTTCATTATGCACAAGAACTTTTAAATCAAAAGTCATCATCTTTAG TGGAACAAAACAGGCTGCACATAGACTGAAAATTTTATTCGGACTCGCTGGCCTCAAAGCAGCTGAGCTTCACGGAAACCTAACTCAAGCACAACGTCTTGAT TCTTTGGAACATTTCAGAAAGCAAGAGGTTGATTTTCTCATTGCTACTGATGTGGCTGCTCGA GGGCTTGACATTATTGGTGTCCAAACAGTTATAAATTATGCATGTCCTCGGGAAATAGAcag TTATGTACACAGAGTTGGTAGAACAGCTAGGGCTGGGAGGAAAGGTTATGCAGTAACGTTTGTGACTGACAATGACCGATCACTTTTGAAAGTCATT GCAAAGAAGGTGGGTTCAAAGTTAAAGAGCAGAATCATTCCAGAGCAGTCAATAGTCAAGTGGTCTCAGATAATCGATGAAATGGAAGATCAATACTCGGCTGTTATTCGAGAAGAGAG GGAAGAGAGAGCTCTAAGGAAAGCCGAAATGGAATTTGCAAAG GCGGAGAACATGATTGAGCATAGAGATGAAATATATGCACGGCCAAAAAGGACTTGGTTCATgacagagaaggagaagaagctcGTGGCCAAAGCTGAGAAG GATTCTGCACGGAACCCTTCTGGAAAGGAACTAATTAGTGCTGATATAGCGGAGGACCtcaagatgaaggagaagagaaaacTCGAACGCGAG AAGAATCTCCCGAGGAAAAAACGTAGAAAGCTTGAAGCTGCCAGAGAGATGCTAGAGGATaacgaaggagaagaagatggtgaagacCAAAAACGAGGAAGAACAAGA GGgatggaaaagaagaagaagcaagaacCGGATAAGAAAGGACTGACACTAGTGGATCTTGGTTACCGGCGAGCAAAGGCTGTAAAAGCAAAACAGCGAGCAATTGATTCTGGTAAGATGGATAGACCAACGCCGAACAAGAAACAAAACCTAAACCGAAGTGAACCAAAAACACAGCTTAGAAATGAAGAGATGAAAGATATGTTCAAGAGTGATATGAGCGACAAGAAACAAGGCACAGCAAAACCTAAGGGGAAGTCGAAGAACTCTTTCAAGAGCAAAGGGCGGTTAGTAAAACGTTACTTTTAA
- the LOC103869833 gene encoding DEAD-box ATP-dependent RNA helicase 28 isoform X2, giving the protein MSGAFFYDADSDDELEFLNHELNSSGEDKAEERKGQAEAEEDEDEKPRGGKRSTNAHSPWDFTSYSSSVGEEHARRHTTSIDEKISKAIKHRPLPISTEEEDEEDVSDAQHGKQEEEEYLSEDEDTAELKAEAKPFFSTVDGVSFHADSFIKLNLPRPLIQACKTLGYEKPTPIQAACIPLAMLGRDLCASAITGSGKTATFALPTLERLMYRPKRVSATRALILTPTRELAVQIHSMIQKLAQYTDIKCGLIVGGLSVREQEVVLRSMPDIVVATPGRMIDHLRNSMSVDLDDLSVLILDEADRLLQTGFATEIQELVRLSPKRRQTMLFSATMTDEVKELAKLSLNKPLRLSADPSARRPPGLTEEVVRIRRTREANQEAVLLSLCTRTFKSKVIIFSGTKQAAHRLKILFGLAGLKAAELHGNLTQAQRLDSLEHFRKQEVDFLIATDVAARGLDIIGVQTVINYACPREIDSYVHRVGRTARAGRKGYAVTFVTDNDRSLLKVIAKKVGSKLKSRIIPEQSIVKWSQIIDEMEDQYSAVIREEREERALRKAEMEFAKAENMIEHRDEIYARPKRTWFMTEKEKKLVAKAEKDSARNPSGKELISADIAEDLKMKEKRKLEREKNLPRKKRRKLEAAREMLEDNEGEEDGEDQKRGRTRGMEKKKKQEPDKKGLTLVDLGYRRAKAVKAKQRAIDSGKMDRPTPNKKQNLNRSEPKTQLRNEEMKDMFKSDMSDKKQGTAKPKGKSKNSFKSKGRYKRR; this is encoded by the exons AACGCACATTCTCCGTGGGACTTCACATCTTATTCAAGCTCCGTCGGGGAAGAACACGCCCGCCGTCACACAACCTCTATCGATGAGAAGATCTCCAAAGCTATCAAGCATCGTCCGCTTCCCATCTccacagaggaagaagatgaagaagatgtcTCCGATGCCCAACACGGCAAACAA gaggaggaggagtatCTCTCGGAAGACGAAGACACAGCTGAGCTCAAAGCAGAAGCCAAGCCGTTTTTCTCAACTGTGGATGGAGTTTCGTTTCATGCTGATTCGTTCATAAAGCTCAATCTCCCTCGTCCGTTGATTCAAGCTTGTAAAACTCTTGGATACGAGAAACCTACACCTATTCAG GCAGCGTGTATCCCTTTAGCAATGCTGGGGCGTGATCTTTGTGCCAGTGCCATCACTGGATCAGGGAAG ACTGCTACATTCGCTTTACCTACTCTTGAGAGGTTGATGTACCGTCCCAAGCGGGTATCTGCTACTAGAGCTCTTATTCTCACTCCAACCAGGGAGTTGGCTGTCCA GATTCACAGTATGATTCAGAAGCTTGCACAGTATACTGATATCAAATGTGGATTGATTGTAGGAGGGCTTTCTGTGAGG GAGCAAGAGGTTGTTCTGAGGTCAATGCCAGATattgttgtggcgactcctggACGTATGATAGATCATTTGCGCAATTCTATGTCTGTGGATTTGGATGATCTTTCGGTTTTAATTCTCGATGAAGCAGATCGCCTCCTACAGACTGGGTTTGCCACTGAAATACAAGAGCTG GTTCGCTTATCTCCCAAGAGGAGGCAAACAATGCTCTTCTCAGCGACAATGACTGACGAGGTTAAAGAGCTGGCCAAACTCTCATTGAACAAACCGTTGCGTCTCTCAGCGGATCCATCAGCTAGAAGGCCTCCAGGCCTGACTGAGGA GGTGGTGAGAATACGCAGGACGCGTGAGGCAAATCAGGAAGCCGTTCTTCTTTCATTATGCACAAGAACTTTTAAATCAAAAGTCATCATCTTTAG TGGAACAAAACAGGCTGCACATAGACTGAAAATTTTATTCGGACTCGCTGGCCTCAAAGCAGCTGAGCTTCACGGAAACCTAACTCAAGCACAACGTCTTGAT TCTTTGGAACATTTCAGAAAGCAAGAGGTTGATTTTCTCATTGCTACTGATGTGGCTGCTCGA GGGCTTGACATTATTGGTGTCCAAACAGTTATAAATTATGCATGTCCTCGGGAAATAGAcag TTATGTACACAGAGTTGGTAGAACAGCTAGGGCTGGGAGGAAAGGTTATGCAGTAACGTTTGTGACTGACAATGACCGATCACTTTTGAAAGTCATT GCAAAGAAGGTGGGTTCAAAGTTAAAGAGCAGAATCATTCCAGAGCAGTCAATAGTCAAGTGGTCTCAGATAATCGATGAAATGGAAGATCAATACTCGGCTGTTATTCGAGAAGAGAG GGAAGAGAGAGCTCTAAGGAAAGCCGAAATGGAATTTGCAAAG GCGGAGAACATGATTGAGCATAGAGATGAAATATATGCACGGCCAAAAAGGACTTGGTTCATgacagagaaggagaagaagctcGTGGCCAAAGCTGAGAAG GATTCTGCACGGAACCCTTCTGGAAAGGAACTAATTAGTGCTGATATAGCGGAGGACCtcaagatgaaggagaagagaaaacTCGAACGCGAG AAGAATCTCCCGAGGAAAAAACGTAGAAAGCTTGAAGCTGCCAGAGAGATGCTAGAGGATaacgaaggagaagaagatggtgaagacCAAAAACGAGGAAGAACAAGA GGgatggaaaagaagaagaagcaagaacCGGATAAGAAAGGACTGACACTAGTGGATCTTGGTTACCGGCGAGCAAAGGCTGTAAAAGCAAAACAGCGAGCAATTGATTCTGGTAAGATGGATAGACCAACGCCGAACAAGAAACAAAACCTAAACCGAAGTGAACCAAAAACACAGCTTAGAAATGAAGAGATGAAAGATATGTTCAAGAGTGATATGAGCGACAAGAAACAAGGCACAGCAAAACCTAAGGGGAAGTCGAAGAACTCTTTCAAGAGCAAAGGGCG ATATAAACGTAGGTAA
- the LOC103869350 gene encoding zinc finger protein ZAT9 isoform X1: MQKHKCKLCSKSFCNGRALGGHMKSHLVSSHRPTRKKLSDSVYSSSSSSEGKTLVYGLRENPRKSFRVFSQDPESSIVYNSDTETEPESVDPVRKRSRTAVSKNKKKKKKKKRSKKMTRYISSPEPASSVSDGSQEHDLAMCLMMLSRDSRKIELVKKPVLEAEETKPEKRQFPELRRCVIDLNLPPPQENDVVTVVSAI, from the exons ATGCAGAAGCACAAATGCAAGCTCTGTTCCAAGAGTTTCTGTAATGGCAGAGCACTTGGAGGTCACATGAAGTCCCACTTGGTCTCATCACACAGGCCGACTCGGAAGAAACTCAGCGACTCGGTGTAttcgtcttcgtcttcttcagAAGGTAAAACTCTGGTCTACGGGTTGCGAGAGAACCCGAGGAAAAGTTTCCGGGTCTTCAGTCAAGATCCTGAGTCATCCATCGTTTACAACAGCGACACCGAGACCGAACCTGAATCCGTAGACCCGGTTCGGAAACGGAGCAGGACAGCGGTTtccaagaacaagaagaagaagaagaagaagaaaaggagtAAGAAGATGACGAGATATATTAGCTCGCCCGAACCGGCGAGTTCTGTCTCCGATGGTTCTCAGGAACATGACTTAGCCATGTGTTTGATGATGCTCTCGAGAGATTCAAGAAAGATTGAACTTGTCAAGAAACCAGTTCTTGAAGCGGAAGAAACGAAGCCGGAAAAGAGACAATTCCCGGA GCTCCGCCGCTGCGTGATAGATCTGAATCTTCCTCCGCCGCAAGAAAACGATGTTGTCACCGTAGTTTCGGCCATATAA
- the LOC103869350 gene encoding zinc finger protein ZAT9 isoform X2: MQKHKCKLCSKSFCNGRALGGHMKSHLVSSHRPTRKKLSDSVYSSSSSSEGKTLVYGLRENPRKSFRVFSQDPESSIVYNSDTETEPESVDPVRKRSRTAVSKNKKKKKKKKRSKKMTRYISSPEPASSVSDGSQEHDLAMCLMMLSRDSRKIELVKKPVLEAEETKPEKRQFPELRRCVIDLNLPPPQENDVVTVVSAI, encoded by the exons ATGCAGAAGCACAAATGCAAGCTCTGTTCCAAGAGTTTCTGTAATGGCAGAGCACTTGGAGGTCACATGAAGTCCCACTTGGTCTCATCACACAGGCCGACTCGGAAGAAACTCAGCGACTCGGTGTAttcgtcttcgtcttcttcagAAGGTAAAACTCTGGTCTACGGGTTGCGAGAGAACCCGAGGAAAAGTTTCCGGGTCTTCAGTCAAGATCCTGAGTCATCCATCGTTTACAACAGCGACACCGAGACCGAACCTGAATCCGTAGACCCGGTTCGGAAACGGAGCAGGACAGCGGTTtccaagaacaagaagaagaagaagaagaagaaaaggagtAAGAAGATGACGAGATATATTAGCTCGCCCGAACCGGCGAGTTCTGTCTCCGATGGTTCTCAGGAACATGACTTAGCCATGTGTTTGATGATGCTCTCGAGAGATTCAAGAAAGATTGAACTTGTCAAGAAACCAGTTCTTGAAGCGGAAGAAACGAAGCCGGAAAAGAGACAATTCCCGGAGCTCCGCCGC TGCGTGATAGATCTGAATCTTCCTCCGCCGCAAGAAAACGATGTTGTCACCGTAGTTTCGGCCATATAA
- the LOC103869363 gene encoding putative glucuronosyltransferase PGSIP7, which translates to MNLQRAMVFSCWVLSLLIIETSGYRDQLFQPLEAENANAMTMVMERGLQTRGPEHKNAYATMMYMGTPRDYEFYVATRVLIRSLKGHHVNADIVVIASLDVPLNWIHNLEEMDGAKVVRVENLENPYKKQTNFDNRFKLSLNKLYAWSLSNYDRVVMLDADNLFLKNTDELFQCGSFCAVFINPCIFHTGLFVLQPSMEVFRDMIRELEVKRDNPDGADQGFLVSYFSDLLNQPLFRPPNNRSTVLTGHFRLPLGYQMDASYYYLKLRWNVPCGPNSVITFPGAVWLKPWYWWSWPVLPLGLSWHHQRRYTISYSAEMPWVLIQAVFYLGIILVTRLTRSSMSKLCHRRSDKNLTAFKMVALLLILSAYIIPSFIIPQTIHPLMGWSLYLTGSFALSSIPINAFLLPVLHVLTPWLGILGTLLVMAFPSYPDGVVRALSVFGYAFCCAPFLWVSFVKITSHLQILIDKEVLFPRLGESGSSSSLSKLY; encoded by the exons ATGAATTTGCAGAGAGCTATGGTGTTCTCGTGTTGGGTTCTGTCTCTTTTGATCATCGAGACGTCAGGGTATCGCGATCAGCTGTTTCAGCCGCTTGAAGCTGAAAACGCAAACGCGATGACCATGGTGATGGAGCGAGGTTTACAGACGCGGGGGCCGGAGCACAAGAACGCATATGCGACGATGATGTACATGGGAACTCCAAGGGACTACGAGTTCTACGTTGCGACACGTGTCTTGATCAGATCACTCAAAGGTCACCATGTTAACGCTGATATCGTCGTAATCGCCTCCCTCGACGTTCCACTCAACTGGATTCACAACCT GGAAGAAATGGACGGAGCAAAAGTCGTGAGAGTAGAGAATCTTGAGAATCCATACAAGAAACAAACCAACTTCGACAATAGATTCAAACTTAGTCTGAACAAGCTCTACGCTTGGTCTCTCTCAAACTACGACCGTGTTGTTATGCTCGATGCCGACAATCTATTCCTCAAGAACACCGACGAGCTCTTTCAATGCGGCTCATTTTGTGCTGTCTTCATCAACCCTTGCATCTTCCACACTGGCCTCTTTGTGTTGCAGCCATCAATGGAGGTCTTCAGAGACATGATTCGTGAGCTTGAAGTAAAAAGAGATAATCCTGATGGAGCTGATCAAGGCTTTCTTGTTAGTTACTTCTCTGATTTACTTAATCAGCCTCTGTTTCGTCCTCCTAATAACCGCAGCACCGTGCTCACCGGACATTTTAGGCTTCCTTTGGGGTATCAAATGGACGCCTCTTACTATT ACCTTAAACTCAGATGGAATGTACCGTGTGGACCAAACAGTGTGATCACGTTCCCTGGAGCAGTCTGGTTAAAGCCATGGTACTGGTGGTCATGGCCTGTTCTTCCTTTAGGCCTATCATGGCACCACCAACGCCGCTACACCATAAG TTACTCAGCGGAGATGCCTTGGGTCCTAATCCAAGCAGTGTTCTACCTAGGAATCATACTAGTCACGCGTCTAACGCGTTCCAGCATGTCAAAGCTATGTCACCGACGTTCTGATAAGAATCTAACAGCTTTCAAGATGGTTGCACTCCTCTTGATCCTGTCAGCATACATTATACCCTCCTTCATCATCCCACAGACCATCCACCCGCTCATGGGTTGGTCACTCTACTTGACCGGTTCTTTTGCTCTCTCCTCCATTCCCATCAATGCTTTCTTGCTTCCAGTGCTCCATGTTTTGACACCGTGGCTTGGCATTCTCGGGACGCTCCTTGTGATGGCTTTTCCCTCTTATCCTGATGGTGTTGTTAGAGCATTGTCGGTTTTCGGATATGCCTTCTGCTGTGCACCGTTTCTATGGGTCTCCTTTGTGAAGATCACATCCCATCTTCAAATTTTGATTGACAAAGAGGTTTTGTTTCCGCGGTTGGGTGAGTCCGGGAGTAGTTCTAGTCTCAGCAAATTGTATTGA
- the LOC103869374 gene encoding probable protein phosphatase 2C 55, producing the protein MLPVREGLQKQVKILIGLGFGGYRGFHSRFASPNGFLEPASSDLLLSNERRNLSVLGALSRTFSVPSVSGPAFQVCGYHIDLLLSDASLRSVGESMASLGGSKSLFLDPLVSGVTVCGDGHSRGRVSMRLRGRDHGDNNNSTVYGYFAYRAAKKWIAFNPKTGGLGFRGLHSSLLSRFSAGNAPDVSFDSSPAEEQVKGSSSDSVADKLCVKPLKLVSGSCYLPHPDKEATGGEDAHFICAEEQALGVADGVGGWAELGIDAGYYSRELMSNSVNAIQDEPKGSIDPARVLEKAHTSTKSQGSSTACIIALTDQGLNAINLGDSGFMVVREGHTVFRSPVQQHDFNFTYQLESGSNGDLPSSGQVFTVAVAPGDVIIAGTDGLFDNLYNNEITAIVVQAVRAGTDPQVTAQKIAALARQRAQDKNRQTPFSTAAQDAGFRYYGGKLDDITVVVSYVAASKEVGKTLK; encoded by the coding sequence ATGTTACCCGTGAGAGAAGGTCTTCAGAAACAGGTTAAGATTCTGATTGGATTAGGGTTTGGGGGTTACCGGGGTTTCCACTCTAGATTCGCTAGCCCTAACGGCTTTCTCGAGCCCGCGAGCTCCGATTTGCTTCTGAGCAACGAAAGGAGGAACCTTTCTGTCCTCGGCGCTCTCTCTCGAACTTTCTCCGTTCCTTCTGTCTCCGGTCCGGCGTTTCAGGTCTGTGGCTATCACATTGATCTTTTGCTCTCGGACGCGAGTTTGAGGTCGGTGGGTGAATCAATGGCGAGTCTTGGTGGTTCAAAGTCCTTGTTTTTAGATCCCTTGGTTTCTGGTGTGACGGTGTGTGGAGATGGTCATAGCCGTGGAAGAGTCAGTATGAGACTCAGAGGAAGAGACCACGGGGATAATAACAACTCTACGGTCTACGGCTACTTTGCTTACCGAGCTGCTAAGAAATGGATTGCTTTCAATCCTAAAACTGgagggttagggtttagagGCTTGCACAGCTCACTGTTGAGCCGCTTTTCAGCTGGGAATGCGCCTGATGTCTCGTTTGATAGCTCTCCCGCCGAGGAGCAGGTTAAAGGTTCTTCTTCGGATTCTGTAGCGGATAAGCTTTGTGTTAAGCCGTTGAAGCTCGTCTCCGGGTCTTGCTACCTACCGCATCCTGATAAAGAGGCGACGGGAGGAGAGGATGCTCACTTTATCTGCGCAGAGGAGCAAGCGTTGGGTGTTGCAGATGGTGTGGGAGGTTGGGCGGAGCTTGGTATCGATGCGGGTTACTACTCTCGTGAGCTTATGTCTAACTCTGTGAACGCAATCCAAGACGAGCCTAAAGGATCGATTGATCCTGCAAGAGTATTGGAGAAGGCTCATACTAGTACAAAGTCGCAAGGGTCTTCAACGGCTTGCATCATAGCGTTGACGGACCAGGGACTTAACGCGATCAACCTAGGGGACAGCGGGTTCATGGTGGTCCGTGAAGGGCATACCGTTTTCCGCTCCCCCGTTCAACAGCATGACTTCAACTTCACGTATCAGCTGGAGAGTGGGAGTAACGGCGATTTGCCAAGCTCGGGTCAGGTGTTCACGGTTGCTGTAGCTCCTGGAGACGTGATAATAGCTGGAACAGACGGATTATTCGACAATTTGTACAACAACGAGATCACAGCCATAGTGGTTCAAGCGGTGAGAGCCGGAACAGATCCTCAGGTGACAGCACAGAAGATTGCAGCTTTGGCGAGGCAAAGAGCGCAGGACAAGAACAGACAGACTCCATTCTCTACGGCAGCGCAAGATGCTGGATTCAGATACTATGGAGGTAAGCTTGATGACATTACAGTTGTAGTCTCTTATGTGGCGGCTTCGAAAGAAGTAGGGAAAACATTGAAATGA